Proteins encoded in a region of the Athene noctua chromosome 4, bAthNoc1.hap1.1, whole genome shotgun sequence genome:
- the DAPP1 gene encoding dual adapter for phosphotyrosine and 3-phosphotyrosine and 3-phosphoinositide isoform X2: MTQRQDPRPAAPLDEELEALGWYHDNLTRHTAEALLLSNGQDGSYLLRKSNEREDLYSLSVRGKDSVKHFHIEHTGTSFKFGFNEFSSLKELVMHFANQPLIGSETGTLIVLKHPYPREVEEPSIYESVRVHTAMQTGRTESDLVPNAPSLGTKEGYLIKQGKIVKATEPIRALDLTECSAVQFDYSQERVNCFCLVFPLRTYYLCAKTGIEADEWIKILRWKLSQIRKQLEQRNSTLSS; encoded by the exons ATGACCCAGCGCCAGGATCCGCGTCCCGCCGCGCCGCTGGATGAGGAGCTGGAGGCGCTGGG GTGGTATCATGATAACCTTACCCGACATACAGCAGAAGCGCTGCTGCTTTCCAACGGGCAGGATGGAAGCTATCTCTTAAGGAAGAGTAATGAAAGGGAAGATTTGTACTCCCTCTCTGTAAG gGGAAAAGATTCTGTGAAACACTTCCACATTGAACATACAGGAACTTCATTCAAATTTGGATTTAATGAATTTTCTAGCCTGAAGGAATTAGTCATGCATTTTGCAAATCAGCCTTTAATTGGAAGCGAAACAG GAACCTTAATTGTCTTGAAGCATCCCTACCCCAGGGAAGTGGAAGAACCTTCCATTTATGAGTCTGTCCGAGTTCACACAGCGATGCAGACAGGAAGGACAGAAAGTGATCTTGTTCCAAACGCTCCCTCA CTTGGTACAAAAGAAGGATATTTGATAAAACAAGGCAAAATAGTCAAG GCCACAGAACCAATTCGGGCACTGGACTTAACTGAATGCTCTGCTGTGCAATTTGACTATTCCCAGGAAAGAGTCAATTGTTTCTG TTTAGTGTTCCCACTAAGGACATACTACCTGTGTGCGAAAACTGGAATAGAAGCTGACGAGTGGATTAAAATACTGCGATGGAAACTG TCGCAAATACGGAAGCAACTGGAGCAACGCAACTCCACCCTCAGTTCCTAG
- the LAMTOR3 gene encoding ragulator complex protein LAMTOR3, with protein MADDLKRFLYKKLPSVEGLHAIVVSDRDGVPVIKVANDNAPEHALRPGFLSTFALATDQGSKLGLSKNKSIICYYNTYQVVQFNRLPLVVSFIASSNANTGLIVSLEKELTPLFEELRQVVEVS; from the exons ATGGCCGAC GACCTGAAGAGGTTTCTGTACAAGAAGCTGCCGAG CGTTGAAGGTCTTCATGCTATTGTAGTCTCAGACAGAGATGGTGTGCCTGTTATCAAAG TTGCCAATGATAATGCTCCAGAACATGCACTGCGACCTGGCTTTCTGTCCACCTTTGCCCTTGCCACAGATCAGGGCAGTAAACTAGGGCTTTCTAAGAACAAGAGTATCATCTGCTATTACAATACGTACCAG GTGGTGCAGTTCAATCGCTTACCTTTGGTAGTGAGTTTCATTGCTAGCAGCAATGCGAATACTG GGCTGATTGTAAGTTTAGAGAAGGAGCTCACGCCCCTGTTTGAAGAACTGAGGCAGGTTGTCGAAGTGTCTTAA
- the DAPP1 gene encoding dual adapter for phosphotyrosine and 3-phosphotyrosine and 3-phosphoinositide isoform X1, translating into MTQRQDPRPAAPLDEELEALGWYHDNLTRHTAEALLLSNGQDGSYLLRKSNEREDLYSLSVRGKDSVKHFHIEHTGTSFKFGFNEFSSLKELVMHFANQPLIGSETGTLIVLKHPYPREVEEPSIYESVRVHTAMQTGRTESDLVPNAPSLGTKEGYLIKQGKIVKNWKTRWFTLHRNELKYFKDQTATEPIRALDLTECSAVQFDYSQERVNCFCLVFPLRTYYLCAKTGIEADEWIKILRWKLSQIRKQLEQRNSTLSS; encoded by the exons ATGACCCAGCGCCAGGATCCGCGTCCCGCCGCGCCGCTGGATGAGGAGCTGGAGGCGCTGGG GTGGTATCATGATAACCTTACCCGACATACAGCAGAAGCGCTGCTGCTTTCCAACGGGCAGGATGGAAGCTATCTCTTAAGGAAGAGTAATGAAAGGGAAGATTTGTACTCCCTCTCTGTAAG gGGAAAAGATTCTGTGAAACACTTCCACATTGAACATACAGGAACTTCATTCAAATTTGGATTTAATGAATTTTCTAGCCTGAAGGAATTAGTCATGCATTTTGCAAATCAGCCTTTAATTGGAAGCGAAACAG GAACCTTAATTGTCTTGAAGCATCCCTACCCCAGGGAAGTGGAAGAACCTTCCATTTATGAGTCTGTCCGAGTTCACACAGCGATGCAGACAGGAAGGACAGAAAGTGATCTTGTTCCAAACGCTCCCTCA CTTGGTACAAAAGAAGGATATTTGATAAAACAAGGCAAAATAGTCAAG AATTGGAAGACAAGGTGGTTTACACTGCATAGGAATGAACTTAAGTATTTCAAAGACCAGACA GCCACAGAACCAATTCGGGCACTGGACTTAACTGAATGCTCTGCTGTGCAATTTGACTATTCCCAGGAAAGAGTCAATTGTTTCTG TTTAGTGTTCCCACTAAGGACATACTACCTGTGTGCGAAAACTGGAATAGAAGCTGACGAGTGGATTAAAATACTGCGATGGAAACTG TCGCAAATACGGAAGCAACTGGAGCAACGCAACTCCACCCTCAGTTCCTAG